The genomic DNA TGTTTTGCCCCAGATTTGGTTCCATGAGCACTTCCAGCAGGTCTGCTAGAGTGTTCCCACCTGCTTTCAGCAGAGGAAAGGCAGTCCTAATCCTATTACCAATGATTTCTGACACATTCGATTTAACGAGCTCAGTCTGCAGGTCGTTTACGGCATGATATTTGAAGCCTTTTTTGACGAACCACCCTGCTACTTCTCGGAGAATTTCTTCCTTGCTAGGATTGTAGGGCTTACCGTCTGCACCCAACCTTACAAACCCACTGTGGATGCCATCGTCAAAGGGAAAGTGTGCCATCCCTTGTTCGGTTCTTCTCCCCAAGATGTCTGAGAAGTTATTAGCATCTTCTTCAGTTGCTGGCTTATTGTTGTCGATGGGCGCTTTGGGGTTAACGACAGCAGGAGGGGCTACATAGGCAGGGGTTACTTTAGTGACAGAGACATGTCCCAGGGGCTGAGTGTATGATTTCTTTTTGGGGCCTCCAGCACGAATTTTAGCCATTCTCTTAGCAAGCTGGTCTTCTGTCTCATTGTCGTCGTTCATCATCATGCCCCTCATCGCCATAGGTGATTTTGGGGAGTTTTTGTCGGGACTACAACTGGGTGTCTGGCAAGTTGTGCTGGTATGGGTACGGTCTGTTTATTGATGTCCGCTTCCGGCCTATTCTGTTGAAAAACTCCGATTTCCAGCAAAATCGGAAAATATTTGCCCATACAGCGCAACTAAAGGGTTTTGGCGAGGGGTTCGGCTAAAATGGGCTTCCGGCCACGACTAAGCGTTTTGGAGCACCACGCGGCAATCCTCTCGAAGTTTTAGCGAAGATGTGCTTTTGGCAGGAATTTCCAAATCCCCAATTAGGGAGTTTTTCAACAGAATAGGGGCTTTGTTGCACAAATCGGGTTGAGGTCGTACTTCCCCTAAAACCGGACGGATTTAGCCTACGGCCTCTGTCTTGGGGATGCCAAGCGCTGTGAAGCCGTTTAGGATCGCAGCACGGATTTGGATCTCCGCAACCTGCCGATCAAAGTCACGCGCTGAGAGGCGCTGACCCAGTAATTTCACACAATGCATCTTTGTCTCAACGCGGCTTCTGCGGTGATATCCGGTCGCCTGTCGCCACAACGCGGAGCCTAGATACTTTGAGGCTCGCACTGCTTCGTTGCGCGCTCTGGCCCCGGGTGTGTCGTGCTTCCATAACTTGGCATTCTTGCGCGGCGGTATGACGGCGTGGGCATTTCGCGCGGCAATCGCATCGTAGCATTTGCGGGTGTCGTATGCCCCGTCGGCTGTGACGCTACCGAGTTCCTGATCAGCGGGGATCTGATTGAGCAGGTCAGGCAACATGGGCGCGTCCCCGATGCTGCTGTTAGTGACCTCGACGGCCCGTATTTCCAGCGTTTGTTCATCAATCCCAATATGTATCTTGCGCCACAACCGCCGTTTGGGTCCACCGTGCTTGCGTGCGTTCCATTCTCCTTCGCCCTCAGCCTTGATGCCTGTACTATCTATCAGCAGGTGCAGTGGTCCGGTTGAGCCCTTGTACGGGATGGCCACCGATAACGTCCTCTGACGGCGACATAAGGTACTGAAATCCGGCACTGACCAGTTCAGACCGGCAAGCTTGAGAAGGCTTTCTACAAATCCAGCCGTCTGCCTCAACGGCAAACCGAACAGCACTTTGAGGGTCAGGCAGGCTTGTATCGCCGCATCGCTGTAGGCTTGTTGGCGTCCCCGCCGCCCTGAAGGCACAGCCTCCCACGTCATCCCCGCGTCAAACCAGATCGAAAGCGATCCCCGCATCTTCAGTGAAAAATTGTACTCAGCCCAGTTCCGGGTCTTATACTTTGTAGGTATCCAGCTGCTCATAACCGCCAGCTATCACGCTGGATTCATACAGTGAATCCTCGTGACGCGATTTGTGCAACAAAGCCATACTCCACAACAAAATAATTACTGGTTATTTTCTATATAGGGGAAAATCGTACGAATACTTCTCAGAATATTTAGTGCCTTACTGTTGGCAAGCTTTGATGAATTCATTAAATAAGCAATGTCCTGAAAGGAACCTTTATCATAATGGCTAATTTCTGTAGGTCCAACATACCTCATGCCCCAGCCTGAGAAGGTTCTGCTTTCAACGGGTTCGCTCCCTAAAAGAGAAATAGCCTTATGGCGCCTGTCGAAGGAAATTCGCTTATAGCAGGCTTCAACTAATAATCGCTCACCTTCCAGAATTTGAAAAAAAAGCCCATCATGATACATCAGGATACCAGAAATGCCATCGTGAATATTATTAGCAACGGAAATTTCTAGAATAGCGCATAGATCCACAGGTTTTATAAAATCTTGGGATGTGCTCATATAAGATAAAAGGTGCAACATTTACAGGGCCTCCATACCACTTTTTATATAAATTATTAAATTAAGTTGTTAAAGCGGCGGTATGAACATTTTTGTCTCTGACGCAATTATCACATGGCATCTGTTTAGTTTTCGCCAAGGCCTACAAGCATCACCAAGTTTAGCAGCTAACTTGTTGTAAAACCTCTTAGATCAAATACTCTGACAAGTCATGACCAGTCTCAAGCATTTTGTGAAGCCACAGAGGCCTGCGGCCCCTTCCACTCCAGGTTTG from Octadecabacter antarcticus 307 includes the following:
- a CDS encoding BLUF domain-containing protein, encoding MLHLLSYMSTSQDFIKPVDLCAILEISVANNIHDGISGILMYHDGLFFQILEGERLLVEACYKRISFDRRHKAISLLGSEPVESRTFSGWGMRYVGPTEISHYDKGSFQDIAYLMNSSKLANSKALNILRSIRTIFPYIENNQ
- a CDS encoding IS5-like element ISOan4 family transposase codes for the protein MSSWIPTKYKTRNWAEYNFSLKMRGSLSIWFDAGMTWEAVPSGRRGRQQAYSDAAIQACLTLKVLFGLPLRQTAGFVESLLKLAGLNWSVPDFSTLCRRQRTLSVAIPYKGSTGPLHLLIDSTGIKAEGEGEWNARKHGGPKRRLWRKIHIGIDEQTLEIRAVEVTNSSIGDAPMLPDLLNQIPADQELGSVTADGAYDTRKCYDAIAARNAHAVIPPRKNAKLWKHDTPGARARNEAVRASKYLGSALWRQATGYHRRSRVETKMHCVKLLGQRLSARDFDRQVAEIQIRAAILNGFTALGIPKTEAVG